In Oligoflexia bacterium, a single genomic region encodes these proteins:
- a CDS encoding transposase: MAISNYRILKLENDEVHFKYRDRKDNNQEKVMVLGVHEFLR; the protein is encoded by the coding sequence GTGGCGATCTCAAATTATCGCATTCTGAAACTTGAGAACGATGAAGTTCACTTCAAATACAGAGACCGCAAGGACAATAACCAGGAGAAGGTGATGGTTCTTGGCGTTCATGAGTTTTTAAGAA